acagtactgtacagtatatatttgaaGCTAATCATGCATGGTTAATGTTTTCCCAGCTGGAAGTAgaataacaaactaatgttTTCCCTGCAGATGGAACCGGCATGTTGGGAAGAATCCTCTTCGCCTGGCGGAAAGGGTGAGTTCatatttctgccttttttcaGCCCAATAAAAGTTTTGTGAGCTTAAATCTGACGTACGGATTCTCTCGGTTTGTGCAGCTCTAATTCACTGCTGGGAATTACTTTttatcagagctgcaactaatgattatccTCATTATCAATTAACCTGCAGATTAGTTTTTGGTTAATCATTTtggctataaaatgtcagaaaatagtgaaaaagtaacgttataatttcccagagtcaaagatTAAATCTACAAATGTCTCgatttgtctgatcaacagtcctAAACACAAAGATAATCAGTTAACTATCATGTAGGACAAAGAAAACGAttaatttatcacattttagaagctgaaaccaacatacttttgcttgaaaaaaatgaccaaaccaattatttgattatcaaaatagttgctgatttaCTTTCAGATGATCAATTTgctgattaatcgactaattatTGCAGCTGTACTCTTTATAATCcgtgtctgtgtctctgttccAGGAGTAAACTGGACTCTGAGGCCAAAAAGTGGAGGTACGCAGGTGTCCAGGCACAAAAACTTTGAAGATGTTACAGTCGTAAAAACCTTTTGATGTCCGATgttcatttttgtatttctcaTCAGGCTTTTTGCTGATATTCTCAACGACATCGCCATGTTCATGGAAATATTGGCTCCGTTCTTTCCTGCTTTCTTCACCTTGATTGTCTGCACTGCAGGAATATTTAaggtaaagagaaaataataactCAAGCtaagttaattattttgttattgatacaattatcaacaaatctgtTGGATTATTCTCATCTAGCAAGATTATTCTGATGTGTTGTGAGTAAACAGAACTGGAAAGCAGATTGAAAAAGTATTTCTGCtacataaaattatgtttatctTTTAAAGCTTTTTGCTCTTGAATTACTGGAGAATTTAACATTTCAAGGCCcctaaaaaaatctaaactgaCTGTTTGGTTGAACTGGTCACCACCCAGTTACATTTGCAGCCTGTGACGAGAGGTCACAAGGAAACATTGCTCTATTTTAAGAAGGCCCGAGGACACAGTGACCTGATAGTGTGACTGAACTGCCATTTAtctccattcattcatccattatTCTCACATTTTGCATTGCTCAGCAAATTGGAGATATATGGATGGAGCTCACACTGCAGGAAACAGGGTACaaactgtgaaactgtgatAGGAAATGGACACAAACGATCAAACTCAGCATTTGTAAAGGTGCAATTATTCTGTTGACAGATTAAACTCTTATCAACTCTTATCGACTGTTTGgtatttatttatagatataAGTTGatttaaaggccctgaaaagCTGatttctcaatcagcttctaACTATAAGGGACGACTTcctacataaaaacaaacatttcagcCAAAGTTACATCTGTTCAGGCTGTTTCACatgagatatttctgtctgaGCCTCTTCTCACTTTTGAAGTAAAGTTTGaagtttattattatacttATTTCTGTGCAACAATCAGGATTAAGCAACATTTGAACCAAAGTGTTGCTTAATCTACAGTCCAGATAGTCCCGATGAAGCAGATTAACAGTTTTTAAgtgttaaaatgtcttaataaataaaacattagaaTCGTTTCTTATTTAATCAGGAATGTTTACTGTTATGGAGAAATACTCAACATTTAAAACCAAGTTTTTCAGGGTCTTTAACACAACTTGGTGCTCTTATGTGTATCTCTGTTCTCCAGTCCATCGTCGGAGTGGCAGGCGGAGCGACCAGAGCTGCTCTGACCGTTCATCAGGCTCGTAGAGACAACATGGCCGACATCTCCGCCAAAGACGGCAGTCAGGTACGTTTGGGATTTCACTGGACTTGTTACTTTATCATGAAGCAACACAAGCTGAACTCTAATATGTTGTGATAGATAACAGTTGTGGTACGTTTTCATGTGATCTTCTATATTTTAATCATAGCAGagaaaagaagtaaaataaGGCCGCagctaatgattgttttcattatcaaataatctgctgattattgctttgattaatcgattaatagtctataaaatgtccattAATTCCCCAGAACCCAAGATAacatcttcaaatatcttgttttgttgaaccaacagtccaaaataatttgtttgtaatgatataaaacagaaaaaattcTCACCTTTGAACAGCTGGAACCAGACGACATTTGGTGTTTGTTGCTTGTAAAATCACTGACACGATTAATCGATTGTTAAACtcgattaattttctttcagtcGACTAAACAATTCTAATCGTTTCagctttaaagtaaaaataataagatGGTATTTACAACTTCACAGCATTCTGTTGCGTGATTGTAAAACTGTGATAGTTGTATAATTGCTGCAGTTTCCTGAGTTTTGATGAACTTATTAATACAAGTctgaaaaatcatgaaaatatgGTGGATCAAGGAGTGTGAATATTATCATTAGTGTCTCTGAATAGTTGCTGCTGAGGGAGAATTTCATTCTTGTCTTGCCTCCATGTCTTTTATTTCCTACAGGAGACTCTGGTGAATCTGGCCGGACTGCTGGTCAGTTTGCTGCTGATTCCCCTCGTCACTGATAATCCAGTGTAAGTGCTGAGGGTAGAATAAGGATCCATCATAGGAGTATAAATTATCTAAAGAATCTTATACAAGGAAGTTTCCTCAAAGCATTGACTGTCAAAtcatctctgtttctgtccCTCAGACTGACTCTcagcctcttcttcctcttcaccGTCCTTCACCTCTTTGCCAACTACAAGGCAGTGCGCTCGGTTGTCATGGAAACCCTCAACGAGGCACGGCTTGCGATCGTGCTGCAGCAGTACCTGAGTGACAGGCGGATCCTGAGTCCACAAGAAGCCAATCTGAAAGAACCGGTTTTCTTGGGTAAGAGTCGTGATTCTACGTCGAgtcagattttatttatatcacaaatcacagatTTGTCTCGACAAACGACACCTTCTATAATTAGACTGTAAATGTAGATAAGAAACCCTTTAGCAGGTCATACAATACATGTCATTTGTACAGAATAGACTGAAACAGCAAAATGACAAcattatagatatatatatatatatattatattataattcaTAACATATGTGGAGAATATGATCAGGAGTACGTTGAACAACTTCTAGCTTTGATATTTTTTAGTTGACTGTTTCATGTATCCAGTTGTTGTGGCGTTTAAAGTCCTACttaagtacataagtattattattatgtattatgagcttgatgtagttaaagtattgcagtaaaagtagtggtttggtccctctgactgatatattattatatatgacatcattagattattaatagtgaagcatcagtgttagagcagcatgttactgttgtagctgctggaggtggagctagtttcaactactttatatacagttagctagtttagtccagtggttcccaacatagGGGTCGGGGTCCCTataaagggtcaccagataaatctgaggggtcgtgagatgattaatgggagaggaaagaagaaaaaacaaagttctgatacacaaatctgttttcagtttctggggttttcctctaatcttttatttctggtgaaatattggatcatttgaacatttattgaaatgaaaccatgtgagtttagagggaaaaaccacaatttggtggagctgttaacaacttctgaaacatgacaaggagccaaaactacacactgattttgtTGTAAGACGTCACAAGACTAAAAGGTTGAGAAatactggtttcatctttaatattgaaaaagtaagaaagtaactaaagctgtcaaataaatgtagtcgaggaaaaagtacaatatttccttccaaaatagtggagtggaagtatcaagtagcataaaatggaaatacagtacttgtgtaaatgtacttagttactttccactgctgCACAGTTTTAATATGTCTTTGCATTCAATAATTATGAACTTTGCTCTCACTTTTTTCCAGAGTTCAGGAAAACGGTGCCAATCAAACTTGGCGTGAGGCTGCAGGAGGTTGTTCAAAGGTAatttcatttgcatgttttgctTACACGATAAAAAAATGGACACACGATAAAAGTTTGATATAATTCTGCTTATTTTGCAGTCCAGAGGAACTTAATCTGGCTCTGAAGGATAACAACATGCCTTATCTCTTAGGAGTGAGAAACGGTATGTCATCATGTGAAGCCTTCATCCTCccacagaacaacaacagccacatatactgtaaaacCTGTAAAAGTTTGACTGTATTTTAGCTGCGGTGTCTTTCTTTCAGGCTccgtctgtgtttgtttgggaCCAGACGCATCAGTACGAGATGAAATCAGAGCAATGTGTCAAGCTGTGTGGCTCCGAAGTATGTTGAGTTCTGCAACTTCCAGAGAACCTCCGACACAAAAACAAGGTGAGCATTTACCTCCATTCATTCTCCTCCTTTACATTCATAGAAGTTATACTGTTTTAGACACTGAACACTTTTATTCTGGTCTTAAAAGGTCACTGGGAAATGGTGCATGAGAGTCACAAGATGATGGAGACAATTTTCAGTCAGTTTCTCAAaggtgagcacacacacacacacactgtttaacCCACATATCATaagatttatttcatttgtttgttacCGGTTGAAACAATATTCTGCTAATTTCATCGACAGGCGTGGAAGCTGCAGGATGGGACGTAAATCGAACTCTGCTGGACTGGGATGAGTGGAGAgttgaatggaaaacaaaaagcaactgagctgtgaaacatctgcagctGTTCTCATTGTTTATATCAtattgtttaatgtttattaaaCAAACGGGACCTCGGATGATTCATTCTGTGTTCAAATCTCTATGGGTATGATGCAAGTAAAGgaaataaaatctatttttctaTGGGAATATTTCAGGGTTCCTACAGTCATGAAAAACCTGGAAAAGTCCTGGACTTTGAAAGTAGTTGTTTCCAGGTCTGGAAAGGTGCTTTCGGTTTCGTTTTGTGACCAAatgttgttcttgtttgttttgtttttactcaaTTATATTCCAAAGGGGAAACAGGAAGACTGTACATGAACAATACATACACTCATTTCCCCATAAGCAGGACTGCTTAGTGTGTGGATACTCATGTGGACTGTCTTTAGATCAGATTGAAATAGGGGATTGTAAAACAATTATGATTATTACAACACAATAATTAAACCCTATTGTTTTAGAGTATTTTCTTTAAAGGgaattattttacatattggTTTCATGACTATTAAGTACATTGTCCATGTCTGATTGCTAGCTATCTGgaatgatatttaaaaaacccctcacattatcatttatatactaAGACTTCACAGAATGTTTGaaaatttcaaatgaatgaaaatttgGCTTAAAGTCATGGAGGAGTTGTGGAAATCTATTGGCTAAAATGTGTAGGAACCctgtatttttgatttttttattgatgGTTATAATGAAAATCAAAGCTGGAGGGCTAGTGATCAAGTGTCTgttgtttaacatgttttttcatttgattttgcTCTTTATTGTAAAATACGCTGTTTTACCTGTATACAAATGTGTCAtccaaataaaatatgacagacTGCCTTTCTATCATTTATCCATGAGGAGGCGCCGTTGAACCTTCATAAACAATTAAAACGccacgaagaagaagaaacatccGCTAGCGAAACAGTTGCGTCAAGTTAGCAATAGTGTGTACGGTTATAGCGGAAATAAAGAAGTATAGTTAGCGAAAAGAAGTAACAAATGTTGATaactatttaaaataaatatatgacaTGTACttctatatactatatactatatatactataatttcactttgttgttaCCTTACAAGCTCTGAAACATGCTATGAAGCTGTAAGTCTCACCGGATGTTGAGGTTATGTTATTGCTAGCTTGACTTCGCTcaaagaacagaaacaaaacaaattctgTGTCTTGTGAAAATTTGGCCGAAATTGTGAACGAAATGGGGCGATATAAATGTGCCTACAACTGTGAAAGCTCCAGCGAATCAGATGTAAAGTTTTTCAAGTGAGTATTCAATATTTGTAATCAATTTGTCACCCAAAAGCAGATTTGTGAAGTAACTAAGATAGTAATGCTAACTGGCTAACATACTAACTAGCTAACATAAGTATTATGAATCACGTTCGCCTGTTATTAGTGTTTGCTGGCTTGGTTTTCCCGGTTCGTCgctatgttttattattaaaaaacgATACGAGAGGAACCGTCTTCCAGAAACAAACTATTAGTCTGTCTGTGTACATATGTGGAGTTGACTTGTATTCAGCTGGGATGTAGTTTTAGTTATTTACTGATGGAAATACACATCTTGGCGAGTTGTTTTCATTAGACTTTGAGagatacatgaaacaaacattggTATTAATAGtgcagtaaatatatattataccCTCTTACTGAAGAgtatatgtttaatttattagCTGCCTGAAATAAAGGAAATGGACTGGACTTTTATCCAGGTTGATCTGACAAAGCATGTTTATTATACTGCagccttttctttttaaatactttattgCAAGAGTGCATTTTACATAGATTTGCATTTGCTTACAGATGATAGTGTTCATACGTCTAGCATTcttacaatatttatatattgtataatggagataaataataataaaacagtgaCTCAGTAGTATGAtatgcatacatatatacacatatacatatacatacagtacatacatacacacatacaggaaaaaataaatacataaacaaaacaaagaaaaagaaacaaacaagctCATGATTAACTCATTTATCTATGTTGAATAATCCTTTGATCCTTATATTTAACACTGATTGTATTACATATTTTACTTGTCAACCttgttttacaaatgttttcattcaaaCTTGAGAAGCTCACCCTGTGGGGCTGTAATAATCCTGGTATACATACAAGAATATTACACTGAACGTCAAAATCAATAATCTGGCAATTATTAGAgcaacaaacatgcaaaaaacaaatTGATATTCCTATTACGTCCAACACAGGCCACACTGTGGTGGATGGTGTataccaaatattgatttctgGATTGGAATATTTTGTAGTAAATGTTATCTGTTGCATCTGTTTGACGTGTAAAAAGCTCTTTTTTATGTGactaaaccaaacaaaactGCTAATGATGGCAGGagagctgctctgtgttcacTGTGTCCTCTGAAAACAATGATAATCacagaaatggaaatgattGGCAGTATTGATACCACACATCTctaatacatacatgtatacatacagtagaacATTATTTCTTTACTCTGCCAAGAACTTTGACTCATATTTACACGAACCATCCCTCAGTCGCTGTTGTGTGCAGGAAAATTCACTTCTTATGTAGAAACATCTGGAGCCTTCCAGTGTCAGAAACGGGCAAAATACGCTGATTTTAATGGAGTTCAGTGCAGCATTTCCTCCATTCAAGAGTAAACAACACATAGAGGAGCTAGGACTTTGGcttggttttgttttaatgagattttTGTTACTTCAGGTTTCCGCTGTACAACCAGCGAAAACTCAGGAAATGGCTAGTCAACATGAAGTGGAAGGACTGGACGCCGACTCGCTTCTCTGTGCTGTGCAGCAATCATTTTGAGGAACAGTACATCGACCGAACGGGCAAATCCGTAACGCTTAAAGAAGATGCAGTTCCCACCATATTTTCATCCCCCGACAAGACGCAGAAAAGGAAGGTTTGTATGTAGTTACTCTGTGTCAGTGGAGCAtttgaaaatagaaaatgtttgaCAGTAAAATCCCTTTTAATAGTTCAGTGGCTTCATTTAAAAATCCTCTTTATCTGTATTTGATTATTCACTAAAATGTCACTTTCTCCCTGATTTAGGCTTCCATCACTCCAAGAAGTAAGAGATATAAGGTGAGAGCATATTGTATTTATACTTCTGTTATATACTTTATAGTTTTATTACAGTTAGCTGTTCAAATTCTGTGAGTGAGTAGTCATTTGTGGTCA
The genomic region above belongs to Thunnus albacares chromosome 17, fThuAlb1.1, whole genome shotgun sequence and contains:
- the rusf1 gene encoding RUS1 family protein C16orf58 homolog isoform X1, which codes for MEGGTGVVLATERYGRAESWKYSAKDGVMERRRDGREGESRGNSIVGVFKSVFLPQGYPESVSGDYLQYQFWDTVQAFSSSLSGTLATQASLRGVGVGNQEATVAAATVTWLLRDGTGMLGRILFAWRKGSKLDSEAKKWRLFADILNDIAMFMEILAPFFPAFFTLIVCTAGIFKSIVGVAGGATRAALTVHQARRDNMADISAKDGSQETLVNLAGLLVSLLLIPLVTDNPVLTLSLFFLFTVLHLFANYKAVRSVVMETLNEARLAIVLQQYLSDRRILSPQEANLKEPVFLEFRKTVPIKLGVRLQEVVQSPEELNLALKDNNMPYLLGVRNGSVCVCLGPDASVRDEIRAMCQAVWLRSMLSSATSREPPTQKQGHWEMVHESHKMMETIFSQFLKGVEAAGWDVNRTLLDWDEWRVEWKTKSN
- the rusf1 gene encoding RUS1 family protein C16orf58 homolog isoform X2, which produces MQEQPTCRVPEMQCADGTGMLGRILFAWRKGSKLDSEAKKWRLFADILNDIAMFMEILAPFFPAFFTLIVCTAGIFKSIVGVAGGATRAALTVHQARRDNMADISAKDGSQETLVNLAGLLVSLLLIPLVTDNPVLTLSLFFLFTVLHLFANYKAVRSVVMETLNEARLAIVLQQYLSDRRILSPQEANLKEPVFLEFRKTVPIKLGVRLQEVVQSPEELNLALKDNNMPYLLGVRNGSVCVCLGPDASVRDEIRAMCQAVWLRSMLSSATSREPPTQKQGHWEMVHESHKMMETIFSQFLKGVEAAGWDVNRTLLDWDEWRVEWKTKSN